From a region of the Sesamum indicum cultivar Zhongzhi No. 13 linkage group LG3, S_indicum_v1.0, whole genome shotgun sequence genome:
- the LOC110011762 gene encoding bidirectional sugar transporter N3-like isoform X2, with the protein MKKKSTEEFQSVPYVVTLLSNMLWLYYAIILSNEIPLITVNSVGGFIEAIYISIYIAYAPKKPRMLTLTLLLVSFVGLGFIIIFTNFIVKGAQRVEFLGWICATLLATTYIAPLGITKKVIQTKSVEFMPISLSFAIVVSAAMWVCYGFLLKDLHIVVANTAGVIAGVVQIMLYMIYYKGKAHTADKLSITHLNPNADPTSDLEIVSAKEDNAVSSIEHKEGLSMDPSN; encoded by the exons TCACTTTACTTTCCAACATGCTGTGGTTATATTATGCTATTATTCTGTCCAATGAAATTCCTCTCATCACTGTCAACTCCGTTGGGGGTTTCATAGAGGCCATCTACATCTCCATTTACATTGCTTATGCACCCAAGAAACCTAGG ATGCTAACTCTGACGCTGCTTTTGGTGAGCTTTGTGGGGTTGgggtttattattattttcaccaACTTTATAGTAAAAGGAGCACAAAGAGTTGAGTTTCTTGGATGGATATGTGCAACATTGCTTGCCACTACGTACATCGCGCCTTTAGGCATCACG AAAAAGGTAATTCAAACGAAAAGCGTGGAGTTTATGCCCATCTCATTGTCATTTGCTATTGTTGTTTCTGCTGCAATGTGGGTTTGTTATGGTTTCCTGCTCAAAGACCTGCATATTGTG GTTGCAAACACAGCAGGGGTGATTGCTGGAGTAGTACAGATAATGCTGTACATGATATATTATAAGGGCAAGGCACATACAGCAGACAAACTCTCTATCACTCATCTCAACCCCAATGCAGATCCCACTTCTGATTTAGAGATTGTTAGTGCTAAAGAAGACAATGCTGTTTCCAGTATTGAGCACAAAGAAGGACTATCCATGGATCCCTCCAATtaa